One Microbacterium sp. No. 7 genomic window carries:
- a CDS encoding iron-siderophore ABC transporter substrate-binding protein, which produces MTSRISPRSRSTRSASARSALRRLLAAAGVLVATTVAVSACAGAPATGAPGTTDAGDGAASAYGVEIGGEGVAQGIPGLEDGTPFRVIEDVRHDAVAVPVDPQRVVTLSEPTLDGALALGVQPVGSVNGRGQTTMPNYLIDLADGIPAVGTVAQFNFEAIAALKPDLILTYASGGNNPESIAIMEQIAPVYFVGYAGADWKTTFRNVADSLNRLDDAERMLGEFDAHAADVKERLVQAGYGDKTFSIVRWQGSNASLILKELPPGMALEAIGLQRPPAQDKEGRGHSEPISLENLSDADADYMFFGTLGGSSVGNPVAGGTADLSGAELAYEEAQGVPGFRDLTAYKNGNVILVDGSLWTSTGGPLLMTRLIDFVEETLL; this is translated from the coding sequence ATGACGTCCCGCATCTCCCCTCGATCACGCTCGACCCGATCGGCCTCCGCACGATCAGCCCTGCGCCGCCTGCTGGCCGCCGCGGGCGTGCTCGTCGCGACGACCGTCGCCGTCTCGGCGTGCGCGGGCGCGCCCGCGACCGGGGCGCCCGGAACGACGGATGCCGGCGACGGCGCGGCGAGCGCCTACGGCGTGGAGATCGGCGGCGAGGGCGTCGCCCAGGGCATCCCGGGGCTCGAGGACGGCACGCCGTTCCGGGTGATCGAGGACGTGCGGCACGACGCCGTCGCGGTGCCCGTCGACCCGCAGCGCGTCGTGACGCTGTCGGAGCCGACGCTCGACGGCGCGCTGGCGCTGGGCGTGCAGCCCGTCGGCTCGGTCAACGGCCGCGGCCAGACGACCATGCCCAACTATCTCATCGACCTCGCCGACGGCATCCCCGCGGTGGGCACGGTCGCGCAGTTCAACTTCGAGGCGATCGCGGCGCTGAAGCCCGACCTGATCCTCACCTACGCCTCGGGCGGCAACAACCCCGAGTCCATCGCGATCATGGAGCAGATCGCCCCCGTCTACTTCGTGGGCTACGCCGGCGCGGACTGGAAGACCACGTTCCGAAACGTCGCCGACTCGCTGAACCGGCTCGACGACGCCGAGCGGATGCTGGGCGAGTTCGACGCGCACGCCGCCGACGTCAAGGAGCGCCTTGTGCAGGCCGGCTACGGCGACAAGACGTTCTCCATCGTGCGCTGGCAGGGGTCGAACGCCTCGCTCATCCTCAAGGAGCTGCCCCCGGGCATGGCGCTGGAGGCGATCGGCCTGCAGCGCCCGCCCGCGCAGGACAAGGAGGGCCGCGGCCACTCCGAGCCGATCTCGCTGGAGAACCTGAGCGACGCCGACGCCGACTACATGTTCTTCGGCACGCTCGGCGGATCGAGCGTCGGCAACCCGGTCGCGGGCGGCACGGCCGACCTGTCGGGCGCCGAGCTGGCCTACGAGGAGGCGCAGGGCGTCCCCGGCTTCCGCGACCTCACCGCCTACAAGAACGGCAACGTCATCCTCGTCGACGGCTCGCTGTGGACCTCCACGGGCGGCCCGCTGCTGATGACGCGCCTGATCGACTTCGTCGAGGAGACGCTGCTATGA
- a CDS encoding transferase: MGKNYIDIENDRGETLRYRKHINGRGLIAHGAKVHASALVEAGAYVEPGVQVAAGAHIGRGAWIEPDAVIGPEAEIAPHAHIGPGAAVGARAKIGVRAVVGAGARIETDSLIGDDVAIAAGEHVATDGRGLRLAA; the protein is encoded by the coding sequence GTGGGTAAGAACTACATCGATATCGAGAACGACCGCGGCGAGACGCTGCGGTATCGCAAGCACATCAACGGCCGCGGCCTCATCGCGCACGGCGCGAAGGTGCACGCGAGCGCGCTCGTCGAGGCGGGGGCCTACGTCGAGCCCGGCGTGCAGGTCGCCGCGGGCGCGCACATCGGACGCGGCGCGTGGATCGAGCCCGACGCCGTCATCGGCCCCGAGGCGGAGATCGCGCCGCACGCGCACATCGGACCCGGCGCCGCCGTCGGCGCCCGCGCGAAGATCGGCGTGCGCGCCGTGGTCGGCGCGGGTGCGCGCATCGAGACCGACTCGCTCATCGGCGACGACGTCGCGATCGCCGCGGGCGAGCACGTCGCGACCGACGGGCGCGGCCTGCGCCTCGCCGCCTGA
- a CDS encoding LysR family substrate-binding domain-containing protein yields the protein MAGGGGSQRRRPGAPRQRPGGSRTARPRDARPPRTNPADAPPPGAEPAGPFRLGAIPGATPGKWISTWNERMPRTPLELVPLAVAGQRDAVLSASVDAAIVRLPLDRDGLHVIALYDEVPVVVCAADSHLTAADELTLDDLAGEIVLTPADDVLHLEVPGAVAPAFDPPATTEDAIATVAAGVGAVIVPMSLARLHHRRDVAFRPLADAPLSSVALAWPAEAATPLVDVFVGIVRGRTANSSRG from the coding sequence ATGGCGGGCGGAGGCGGTTCACAGCGGCGGCGTCCCGGCGCGCCGCGGCAGCGGCCGGGCGGCTCGCGCACCGCGCGCCCGCGCGACGCGCGCCCGCCGCGCACGAACCCCGCCGACGCCCCGCCCCCGGGCGCCGAGCCGGCGGGACCGTTCCGGCTGGGCGCGATCCCGGGGGCCACGCCGGGCAAGTGGATCTCCACCTGGAACGAGCGGATGCCGCGGACGCCGCTCGAGCTCGTTCCCCTGGCCGTCGCCGGTCAGCGCGACGCCGTGCTCTCGGCGTCCGTCGACGCGGCGATCGTGCGCCTGCCGCTCGACCGCGACGGCCTGCACGTCATCGCCCTGTACGACGAGGTGCCGGTCGTCGTCTGCGCCGCCGACTCGCATCTCACGGCGGCCGACGAGCTGACCCTGGACGACCTCGCGGGCGAGATCGTCCTCACGCCCGCCGACGACGTGCTGCACCTCGAGGTGCCGGGCGCCGTCGCACCCGCGTTCGACCCGCCCGCGACGACGGAGGACGCGATCGCGACCGTCGCGGCGGGCGTCGGCGCCGTGATCGTGCCGATGTCGCTCGCGCGCCTGCACCACCGCCGCGACGTCGCGTTCCGCCCGCTCGCCGACGCACCCCTGTCATCGGTCGCCCTCGCGTGGCCCGCCGAGGCGGCCACGCCGCTCGTCGACGTGTTCGTCGGCATCGTGCGCGGCCGCACGGCGAACTCCTCGCGCGGCTGA